The following DNA comes from Mycobacterium sp. MS1601.
GCCACGGTGCTGGGCGGATTCGTCGACAGCGGGCAATGGTGTGAATCCGATGCGATTCGGGTGGCCGATCTGATCGCCGCGGGCAATGCGCAGCGGATCTACCATCTGGGTGCTCGCTGATGCCTTTCACATCCGTGCCACACGGCGGCTACAGCGTGGGGTAGTTACATGGGGCCATGGCATTCACCAACGCTTCCGACGTCGTACTCATCATCAACGCCGACACCGACATCGCTCACGAAGCCGCCGGGGAGATCCTGGACAGCGGAGCGCGGGTGGTCGTCACCGCGCGCATTCCCGCCGCGCTGACCCGGATGCTGCTGCAGCGCAGCGCCGAGCAAGTGGTCGCGATCGCCGCAGACCTCGGTGACGCGCGCCAGCGGCGCAAGATCTGCGAGCGCGTGCTCACCACGTTCGGGGCACCGACCTGGGTGGTGGACGGACACACCGGCGAAGCCGTTGCGATCGGGTCCGGTGCGGCACTGACGCCCGCCGCCTAGATCGGCGGCCCGGCGCTGATGGCCGGCGGGCGATGCAGGTAATGCCGGAATTTCATGCGCTGACCGTCGCTGTCCGTAGATTCCGCACTGTCAGGGGCCCGCTGAGCACCGGTATCAGGGCGCACAACCGGGTGCGGGTGCTCAGTCCGCGTCCCATCAGTGCCGTCACCGCCACCGCTAGGTACAGCCCGCCGTGCAGCGGGCCGAGGATGCTCGAGACCGTGGGATGGTGCACCGTGACCAGGTTGATCAGAAGCACTGCCACACTGAGCAATTCGAGCCAGGAGAGCATCTGAAGCGTCTTGGTCATGCGTAGGCCGATCCCGGCCGGACGATCATCAACACCACGACCACGGCCCAGAGCAGGTTGAACACGCCGGTGAGCATGCCGATGTGTTTCAGCGTGGCCCTGTCCGGCGACGTGAGCGCTGCACGCTGGCGGGGTGCGATCTGCAGCGCGAGGAGCCCGCCGGCCACGGCCGTCAGCCCCATGGCGATCAGCACCCAGATCTCGGTCGCCCGGCCCTGCACAATGGCGAGCACGATTCCAACCGCGGGGACCACCAGGGCCAGGATCCCGTACACCCGGGTGATCCGGTGCAGCACGGCCGCGACAACCGGTCCTTCGGCGGCGTACCGGGGGAACAGGCTGGCGGCGACGGCCACCGGCCCGACAAAGAGGATGCCGGCCACCACGTGGATCGACAGCAGAGCAGATTCCATAACCTTCAGTCTATCTGAAGGATGTGGAGTCTCTCGATACGAATTGCGCCATCTGTGCCCGCATCGTCTCCGTCAGCTCGGGATGCTGCTCGGTG
Coding sequences within:
- a CDS encoding SDR family NAD(P)-dependent oxidoreductase, giving the protein MAFTNASDVVLIINADTDIAHEAAGEILDSGARVVVTARIPAALTRMLLQRSAEQVVAIAADLGDARQRRKICERVLTTFGAPTWVVDGHTGEAVAIGSGAALTPAA